The following coding sequences lie in one Candidatus Phytoplasma solani genomic window:
- the rsmG gene encoding 16S rRNA (guanine(527)-N(7))-methyltransferase RsmG: MPHSKLLKNKFNLSQKQTEQFDLYYQFLTQENQKYNLTSLISLTDVYYKHFYDSLILQEVLDFRHINTLGDVGAGAGFPSFPLKIIYPHLKIYIIESSLKKINFLKALAKILSLDDIYFFHQRVQNHHKHYDCIVARALGNLSRILQWCLPLVKKRSYFIAMKGKNFNQELKDSQTVIKEFKITLIKIQQLELPMQLGTRANLLFQAN, encoded by the coding sequence ATGCCTCACTCTAAATTATTAAAAAATAAATTTAATCTTAGTCAAAAACAAACAGAACAATTTGATTTATATTATCAATTTTTAACTCAAGAAAACCAAAAATACAACCTAACTTCCTTAATATCTTTAACAGATGTTTATTACAAACATTTTTATGATTCTTTGATTTTGCAAGAAGTCCTAGATTTTAGGCATATAAACACTCTTGGTGATGTTGGCGCAGGAGCGGGTTTTCCTAGTTTTCCTTTAAAAATAATTTATCCTCATTTAAAAATTTATATTATCGAATCATCTTTAAAAAAAATTAACTTTTTAAAGGCTTTGGCTAAAATTTTGTCTTTAGATGATATCTATTTTTTTCACCAAAGAGTACAAAACCATCACAAACATTATGATTGTATAGTGGCTCGGGCTTTAGGTAATTTAAGTCGTATTTTACAATGGTGTCTTCCTTTGGTTAAAAAAAGAAGTTATTTTATCGCCATGAAAGGAAAAAACTTCAACCAAGAATTAAAAGATAGTCAAACAGTAATCAAAGAATTTAAAATAACTTTAATTAAAATTCAACAACTCGAATTACCAATGCAGCTAGGTACTAGAGCTAATTTATTATTTCAAGCTAATTAA
- a CDS encoding DNA recombination protein RmuC, producing the protein MIINKYNLVLVLLFLVILLIVLVVGIVFVFGRMLLKAKVPDFNLQDILKQSFLESELRVIDRLDLKINNLTHQSKDSLTKEIKDTRQHLISNLENSLKVLRDQNASGFQEVQNIHKLLAQNDKTGKVGEFLLARVLENIAYTKDKLIFEKQFLMKKLNSNGQRLRVDIMCKGRGKFIQIPIDSKFPTTDFLEYMNSTDNKNELKKRFLMRVKDRIKEAQKYVSPEDNAPYVIMFIPSESIFSQINSDEETISFAFKRNVIITSPSILLAILNSVDYYFQIFESVQNNEEKITCIDNVLQAMKNFDKVFLYDLKIVLEKVLKVIEEVQIKEKTLEKRYEKLLEVRKLEAEKRSLSINSKK; encoded by the coding sequence ATGATAATAAACAAATACAATTTAGTTTTGGTCTTACTTTTTTTAGTTATATTATTAATTGTACTTGTTGTAGGAATAGTTTTTGTTTTTGGGAGGATGCTTTTAAAAGCTAAAGTTCCCGATTTTAATCTTCAAGACATCTTAAAACAATCTTTTTTAGAGTCTGAATTACGAGTTATCGATCGTTTGGATCTAAAAATTAATAATTTAACTCACCAAAGCAAAGATAGTTTAACTAAAGAAATTAAAGACACTCGTCAACATTTGATCAGTAATTTAGAAAATTCATTAAAAGTTTTAAGAGACCAAAACGCCAGTGGTTTTCAAGAAGTACAAAACATTCATAAATTACTTGCTCAAAACGATAAAACAGGGAAAGTTGGGGAATTTTTATTGGCTCGTGTTTTAGAAAATATCGCTTATACCAAAGATAAATTAATTTTTGAAAAACAATTTTTAATGAAAAAATTAAACAGCAATGGTCAACGTTTAAGAGTTGATATAATGTGTAAAGGTCGCGGGAAATTTATTCAAATTCCAATTGATTCTAAGTTTCCGACTACAGATTTTTTAGAATATATGAATAGTACTGACAATAAAAACGAATTAAAAAAACGTTTTTTAATGCGTGTTAAAGACAGAATCAAAGAAGCACAAAAATATGTCAGCCCAGAAGATAACGCCCCTTACGTGATTATGTTTATTCCTTCAGAAAGTATTTTTTCCCAAATTAACTCAGACGAAGAAACTATATCATTTGCTTTTAAACGTAATGTCATCATCACTAGTCCTTCTATTTTGCTAGCTATTTTAAATTCAGTTGATTATTATTTTCAAATTTTTGAAAGCGTACAAAACAACGAAGAAAAAATTACTTGTATTGATAACGTTTTACAAGCGATGAAAAATTTTGATAAAGTTTTTTTGTATGATTTAAAAATTGTCCTAGAAAAGGTTTTAAAAGTGATCGAAGAAGTTCAAATCAAAGAAAAAACCTTAGAAAAACGTTATGAAAAATTATTAGAAGTACGAAAACTGGAAGCCGAAAAACGCTCATTGTCAATCAACTCAAAAAAATAG
- the mnmG gene encoding tRNA uridine-5-carboxymethylaminomethyl(34) synthesis enzyme MnmG — translation MIYDSIVVGAGHAGVEAALTLAKKHSTLLITGSLKQVASLPCNPSIGGPAKGVVVREIDALGGVMGKAADLTQIQIKMLNSSKGPAVRALRAQIDKLKYPQIILKMLQNSPNLTLLEGLVNHLLVKDNQVKGICLINGQEIYAKTVIITTGTYLASQILIGETKKASGPNNNPTTYGISQQLKDLGFEIIRLKTGTSPRIKKSTIDFSQTKIQLGDNYLQTFDFDSKIKKLSIQEDCFLTHTNKSTHQVIQKHLKKSAMYGGYIEGTGPRYCPSIEDKVVRFCDKSSHQIFIEPESLALDEMYLQGLSTSMPKDVQHEILKTIPGLQNAKITKYAYAIEYDAFNPSQLKHSLETKKIANLFFAGQMNGTSGYEEAACQGLMAGINASLKLENKPAFVLKRNEAYIGVLIDDLITKGTKEPYRLLTSRAEFRLLLRHDNADLRLKDYSYNLGLIDETNYQNFTKKKEQIEILLKLSQKFEILANETNLAYLKNLGSSPFVGKTTLLQLLKRPELNYQILQHFLQVEVDQTVYEQVEIQIKYEGYINKAQKEAEKLLRLEQKKIPNKTNYLEIKNLSKEAKEKLDFIKPQTLGQASRILGVNQVDISILLVYLEKQHASL, via the coding sequence ATGATTTACGATAGTATTGTTGTTGGAGCAGGACACGCTGGTGTTGAAGCTGCTTTGACATTAGCCAAAAAACATAGCACTTTATTGATTACTGGTTCTTTGAAACAAGTAGCCAGTCTTCCTTGCAACCCTTCTATCGGGGGACCTGCCAAAGGGGTAGTTGTCCGCGAAATCGATGCTTTAGGGGGAGTGATGGGTAAAGCAGCTGATTTAACTCAAATTCAAATTAAAATGTTAAACTCTTCAAAAGGTCCTGCCGTCAGAGCTTTAAGAGCTCAAATCGATAAACTAAAATATCCCCAAATTATTTTAAAAATGTTGCAAAATAGTCCTAATTTGACTTTATTAGAAGGACTGGTGAATCATTTATTAGTCAAAGATAACCAAGTTAAGGGGATTTGTTTAATAAATGGGCAAGAAATTTATGCTAAAACTGTTATTATTACTACTGGCACTTATTTAGCTAGCCAAATTTTAATTGGCGAAACCAAAAAAGCATCTGGTCCTAATAACAACCCTACTACTTACGGTATCAGTCAACAATTAAAAGATTTAGGTTTCGAAATCATCAGATTAAAAACTGGGACTTCACCGAGAATCAAAAAATCAACTATTGATTTTAGTCAAACTAAAATTCAACTAGGCGACAATTATTTACAAACTTTTGATTTTGATAGCAAGATTAAAAAATTAAGCATTCAAGAAGATTGTTTTTTGACCCACACCAACAAATCAACCCATCAAGTTATTCAAAAACATCTAAAAAAATCTGCCATGTATGGCGGTTATATCGAAGGCACAGGGCCACGTTATTGCCCTTCAATTGAAGATAAAGTGGTACGTTTTTGCGATAAAAGTAGTCACCAAATTTTTATTGAACCAGAAAGTTTAGCTTTAGATGAAATGTATTTACAAGGGCTTTCAACTAGTATGCCCAAAGACGTCCAACATGAAATTTTAAAAACCATTCCAGGCTTGCAGAATGCCAAAATTACAAAATATGCTTACGCGATTGAATATGATGCCTTTAATCCAAGCCAATTAAAACACAGTTTGGAAACTAAAAAAATTGCTAATCTTTTTTTTGCAGGACAGATGAATGGCACTAGCGGATATGAAGAAGCAGCTTGCCAAGGGTTAATGGCTGGAATTAACGCCTCTTTAAAATTGGAAAATAAACCAGCATTTGTGTTAAAAAGAAATGAAGCTTATATTGGTGTTTTAATCGATGATTTGATTACCAAAGGCACGAAAGAACCTTATCGCCTATTGACTTCAAGAGCAGAATTTCGTTTATTGTTAAGACATGATAACGCTGATTTGCGTTTAAAAGATTATAGTTATAACTTGGGATTAATCGATGAAACTAATTATCAAAATTTTACCAAAAAAAAAGAACAAATCGAAATACTACTAAAATTGAGTCAAAAATTTGAAATTTTAGCCAATGAAACTAATTTAGCTTATTTAAAAAATTTAGGATCTTCTCCTTTTGTTGGAAAAACAACATTATTGCAATTATTAAAACGACCTGAATTAAACTATCAAATATTACAACATTTTTTGCAAGTCGAAGTAGATCAGACAGTCTATGAACAAGTAGAAATCCAAATTAAATATGAAGGTTACATCAATAAAGCCCAAAAAGAAGCAGAAAAACTGTTGAGATTGGAGCAAAAAAAAATACCAAATAAAACTAATTATTTGGAGATTAAAAACTTATCTAAGGAGGCAAAAGAAAAATTAGACTTTATTAAACCACAAACCCTAGGACAAGCTTCGAGGATTTTAGGGGTTAATCAAGTAGATATTTCGATTTTGTTGGTTTATTTGGAAAAACAACATGCCTCACTCTAA